In the genome of Vibrio sp. NTOU-M3, one region contains:
- a CDS encoding FimV/HubP family polar landmark protein — MRRLLKRLLLPVAMVAVTQTSIVSAESIRLKGPNGEIQSSPQYSESFSRNSASQSEPSRFYGPTTGRETLWSIASRLRPSNNVTVQQTLLAIFQLNPQAFDQQNIHELIPGSTLRVPSLAQVRSVSTEEAVRVMTVHQARLDGASRPSARPQPKVNTQQASKPTSPAVKPAEIPKVTVTTSSKQDDMKNIAKSENKTQVKVLEKQLENSETELSALEEKNHRLRLMLAQVQSEVDVLKDELGDESRIRTEVEKLLDAERQRLAEEQKMAPTAMDQLLGNTWLVAALAIIPGLLIGLIIVMLLGRRSTKPEDVQPEVQPQPEVAPIIPPEAMNNEEVEDDLLLDDDLFGDSEESEPELFGDETELEGEDGEPDVFADLDDSDLDFNLEGEDGEDPFAGIGEDGDLDAELADLDGSNSGISVNSEDKALGLEEMERALDEVVIEDDAELEGFDLSDESSLSQDDFDSLLEGDEETEELGSDGLDQSLLDDLLNDIDEGPEEQGSQDFETVLDESEDDFDLSTEEPAALSEDNLASDEELDDLFAQVEAQADLEKLEAESIDETALLDELLDEESVELSTNNSDLLDELIDENNIDDSDHHVELNEDSIDLLDELLEEASESESEELNQDSTEMLDELLESGQTEQDKVSVDDDSTELLDELLGEPEAEATESNDTQEDYGDEGTDLFEELLEIEKQAQSEEPEPEPEPEPELDFDALMDEQAEEENDEHDDELLAESEASQDESEKEFSSNDFIDDMLNVAPEADPLLDELNFDDLKESDEALASEQGTDSVLAEPEPEPEPEPEPEPEPEPEPEPEPEPEPEPEPEPEPEPDEDDWLTSAIEEVESPSEAEPTDSLENVAEEPLPQDEIESESEVDVSHSEVELEEVQAEDTLAGEVEQEPEVHEEPSVSSEPTVPQAELSDSETTAAPTPEAIPNEFGVPQDDDWLTEEEIQPASTLEQAELSETANASDDVADAIDEPVQAETESAPEPVETEQAIELDDLELPKYNEEDALADIADEPAEAGSMPEPVETESAIELDDLELPEYSEEDALADIADEPAEAELAPEPVETEQAIELDDLELPEYSEEDALADIADEPAETESAPEPVETEQAIELDELELPEYSEEEALADIADEPATVESEYAPEPVETESAIELDEIELPEYTEEDALVDIADEPAEAELAPEPVETEQAIELDDLELPEYSEEDALADIADEPAQLEAESAPEPIETEQAIELDELELPEYSEEDALADIADEPAAVESESAPEPIETEQAIELDELELPEYSEEDALADIVDEPAQVEAESTPEPVETEQAIELDELELSEYSEEDALADIADEPTQVEAESTPEPVETEQVPQVEAERLEPTSDVYNEQEFNELLAENSSSATDFNFDAPMDSHTVDSAGMDIDAMLEVGGEDWNGFNLSPEQQAQITDDIPEDEQGVWDSNNTPEQAEVDEENWEEQENLAEFDPKENNYRTIDELMAEVDQEELKQNLDDEELNLDVGLNDFPDVIGDIDDFDVDANAEAAGKLDLAKIYIEMNDNEGAIKLLEEAIVDGKDEIRREAKNLIDTIRGR; from the coding sequence ATGCGTCGACTTTTAAAGCGTCTCCTTTTGCCTGTAGCAATGGTAGCCGTGACTCAGACTTCAATCGTTAGTGCAGAAAGCATTCGCCTAAAAGGACCAAATGGTGAGATCCAGTCCTCGCCACAGTATTCCGAATCGTTTTCCAGAAATTCTGCATCGCAAAGTGAACCCTCCCGTTTTTACGGTCCAACTACCGGGCGTGAAACGTTGTGGAGTATTGCCTCTCGTTTGCGCCCGTCAAACAATGTCACGGTTCAGCAAACGCTATTAGCTATCTTTCAGCTCAACCCGCAAGCTTTTGACCAGCAAAATATTCATGAATTGATTCCAGGAAGTACACTACGCGTACCTTCCTTGGCTCAGGTGCGCAGCGTATCAACGGAAGAAGCTGTCCGTGTTATGACAGTGCACCAAGCACGCTTGGATGGAGCAAGCCGCCCAAGCGCGCGTCCACAGCCAAAAGTAAATACACAACAAGCAAGTAAACCTACTTCTCCTGCGGTAAAACCTGCTGAGATCCCAAAAGTCACAGTGACGACTTCTTCGAAACAGGATGATATGAAAAATATCGCTAAATCGGAGAACAAAACACAAGTTAAGGTGTTAGAAAAGCAGCTAGAAAACTCGGAAACGGAATTGTCCGCTCTGGAAGAGAAGAATCATCGTTTGCGCTTAATGCTGGCGCAGGTGCAGTCCGAAGTGGACGTACTGAAAGATGAGTTGGGTGATGAATCTCGTATTCGCACTGAAGTTGAAAAACTCTTGGATGCTGAAAGACAGCGTCTTGCGGAAGAACAAAAAATGGCACCGACAGCCATGGATCAGCTGCTTGGTAATACATGGCTTGTGGCTGCTTTGGCGATAATTCCAGGCTTATTGATTGGCCTTATTATTGTCATGTTGTTAGGTCGTCGTTCTACTAAACCTGAAGATGTACAGCCAGAGGTTCAGCCGCAGCCTGAAGTCGCTCCAATCATCCCACCCGAAGCGATGAATAATGAAGAAGTCGAAGATGATTTGTTACTAGACGATGATTTGTTCGGCGATTCCGAAGAGTCTGAGCCAGAGTTATTTGGCGATGAGACCGAACTGGAAGGTGAAGATGGTGAGCCAGATGTGTTTGCTGATTTGGATGATAGCGACCTCGACTTCAATCTGGAAGGTGAGGATGGTGAAGATCCATTCGCAGGTATTGGCGAAGATGGTGACTTAGATGCTGAGCTAGCGGATCTGGACGGTAGCAACAGTGGTATTAGCGTTAATAGCGAAGACAAAGCGCTTGGCCTCGAAGAAATGGAGCGCGCGCTGGATGAAGTCGTTATTGAAGATGACGCTGAGCTTGAAGGGTTCGACTTATCGGATGAAAGCTCTCTTTCCCAAGATGATTTTGATTCATTATTGGAAGGTGATGAAGAGACAGAAGAATTAGGTAGTGATGGGTTGGACCAATCACTTCTCGATGATCTTCTTAACGACATTGATGAGGGCCCCGAAGAGCAGGGTAGCCAAGATTTCGAGACGGTACTTGATGAAAGCGAGGATGATTTTGACTTAAGTACTGAAGAGCCAGCAGCGTTGAGTGAAGATAATCTGGCTTCTGATGAAGAATTGGACGATCTATTTGCACAAGTTGAAGCCCAGGCTGATCTAGAAAAACTTGAAGCTGAATCCATCGATGAGACAGCGCTTCTTGATGAGCTTCTAGATGAGGAAAGCGTCGAATTAAGCACTAATAACTCAGATTTATTGGATGAACTTATCGATGAAAATAACATCGATGATAGTGACCATCATGTTGAGCTCAATGAAGACAGTATTGACTTGCTGGATGAGCTTCTTGAAGAAGCTTCTGAAAGCGAATCCGAAGAGTTGAATCAAGATTCAACTGAGATGCTGGATGAATTGTTAGAAAGCGGCCAGACAGAACAAGATAAAGTTTCTGTTGATGACGATAGCACTGAGCTATTGGATGAGCTACTTGGTGAGCCAGAAGCTGAAGCGACTGAGTCAAATGACACTCAAGAAGACTATGGTGATGAAGGTACCGATCTGTTTGAAGAACTATTAGAGATCGAAAAACAAGCACAATCTGAAGAACCAGAACCAGAACCAGAACCAGAACCAGAACTCGATTTCGATGCTCTGATGGATGAGCAAGCTGAAGAAGAAAACGATGAACACGATGATGAGCTCTTAGCTGAAAGTGAAGCATCTCAGGATGAGTCTGAGAAAGAGTTTTCAAGTAATGATTTCATTGATGACATGCTTAATGTGGCACCGGAAGCGGATCCATTGCTTGATGAGCTGAATTTTGATGATCTCAAAGAATCAGACGAAGCACTTGCATCAGAGCAAGGTACGGATAGTGTTCTTGCAGAGCCAGAGCCAGAGCCAGAGCCAGAGCCAGAGCCAGAGCCAGAGCCAGAGCCAGAGCCAGAGCCAGAGCCAGAGCCAGAGCCAGAGCCAGAGCCAGAGCCAGAGCCAGAGCCAGATGAGGACGATTGGCTCACTTCAGCAATAGAAGAAGTTGAATCTCCATCTGAAGCAGAACCTACTGATTCACTAGAGAACGTAGCTGAAGAACCATTACCACAAGACGAAATCGAGTCAGAGAGTGAAGTTGACGTTTCGCACTCTGAAGTTGAGCTGGAAGAGGTTCAAGCTGAAGATACTTTAGCCGGTGAAGTAGAACAAGAGCCCGAAGTACATGAGGAACCTAGTGTTTCGAGTGAACCTACAGTGCCACAAGCTGAGTTATCAGATAGTGAGACAACGGCTGCTCCAACGCCAGAGGCGATTCCTAATGAGTTTGGTGTTCCTCAAGATGATGATTGGCTCACGGAAGAGGAAATTCAGCCAGCATCTACCTTAGAACAGGCTGAGCTATCGGAAACGGCTAATGCTAGTGACGATGTGGCAGATGCTATAGATGAACCAGTTCAAGCAGAAACTGAGTCAGCACCAGAGCCTGTCGAAACAGAGCAAGCGATTGAACTGGATGATTTAGAGCTACCGAAGTACAACGAAGAAGATGCTTTAGCTGATATCGCAGATGAACCAGCAGAAGCAGGGTCAATGCCAGAGCCTGTCGAAACAGAGTCGGCGATTGAACTGGATGATTTAGAACTGCCGGAGTACAGCGAAGAAGATGCTTTAGCGGATATCGCAGATGAACCAGCAGAAGCTGAGCTAGCGCCAGAGCCTGTCGAAACAGAGCAAGCGATTGAACTGGATGATTTAGAGCTACCGGAGTACAGCGAAGAAGATGCTTTAGCGGATATCGCAGATGAACCAGCAGAAACTGAGTCAGCACCAGAGCCTGTTGAAACAGAGCAAGCGATTGAACTGGATGAGTTAGAGCTGCCAGAGTACAGCGAAGAGGAAGCCCTAGCGGATATCGCAGATGAACCAGCGACAGTAGAGTCTGAATATGCGCCAGAGCCTGTCGAAACAGAGTCGGCGATTGAACTGGATGAAATAGAGCTACCGGAGTACACCGAAGAAGATGCTTTAGTAGATATCGCAGATGAACCAGCAGAAGCTGAGCTAGCGCCAGAGCCTGTCGAAACAGAGCAAGCGATTGAACTGGATGATTTAGAGCTACCGGAGTACAGCGAAGAAGATGCTTTAGCGGATATCGCAGATGAACCAGCTCAGCTAGAAGCAGAGTCAGCGCCAGAGCCTATCGAAACAGAGCAAGCGATTGAGTTGGATGAGTTAGAGCTACCGGAGTACAGCGAAGAGGATGCTTTAGCGGATATCGCAGATGAACCAGCCGCAGTAGAGTCTGAGTCAGCGCCAGAGCCTATCGAAACAGAGCAAGCGATTGAACTGGATGAGTTAGAGCTACCGGAGTACAGCGAAGAGGATGCTTTAGCCGATATCGTAGATGAACCAGCTCAGGTAGAAGCAGAATCGACGCCAGAGCCTGTCGAAACAGAGCAAGCGATTGAACTGGATGAGTTAGAGCTATCGGAGTACAGCGAAGAAGATGCTTTAGCTGATATCGCAGATGAACCAACTCAGGTAGAAGCAGAGTCGACGCCAGAGCCTGTCGAAACAGAACAAGTACCACAAGTTGAAGCGGAGCGTCTCGAGCCAACATCTGATGTGTATAACGAACAAGAGTTTAATGAGTTACTGGCAGAAAACTCTTCTTCAGCAACAGACTTTAACTTTGATGCTCCAATGGATAGTCATACTGTAGATAGTGCAGGTATGGATATCGATGCAATGCTCGAAGTTGGCGGTGAAGATTGGAATGGCTTTAATTTATCGCCAGAGCAGCAAGCTCAAATTACCGATGATATTCCTGAGGATGAGCAAGGTGTTTGGGATAGCAATAATACTCCTGAACAAGCAGAGGTTGACGAAGAAAATTGGGAAGAGCAAGAAAACCTTGCTGAATTTGATCCAAAAGAGAATAACTACAGAACAATTGATGAGCTAATGGCTGAAGTGGATCAAGAAGAGCTTAAGCAAAATCTTGATGATGAAGAGTTAAACTTAGATGTTGGTTTAAATGACTTCCCAGACGTGATTGGTGATATTGATGATTTTGATGTCGACGCGAATGCTGAAGCTGCTGGAAAGTTAGACTTGGCGAAGATATACATCGAAATGAATGACAATGAAGGTGCGATCAAGCTGTTAGAGGAAGCCATCGTAGATGGCAAAGATGAGATTCGCAGAGAAGCAAAAAACCTGATAGATACAATTCGAGGTCGATGA